Proteins from a genomic interval of Vibrio aerogenes:
- a CDS encoding VirB4 family type IV secretion/conjugal transfer ATPase, which yields MSVNGLKTIPLTGKLPAYNYPVNRTMISLGDGKLLSVVQLHGIPFESESVSSLKAAFSSVSLLLRTLAKQYGSGLGVWTHIVKKKDELVADNYQFDSAFMQDFANQYIDSFQGENFYSVKYYISFVLEGSEDEMNDLLKVALSAFKSFDCKVLAVRDDLRCEHTELLSYLINYNDEPKPLTGDKVQHVIQHSDWHFGYDAGEIRNSNNQRKQHAVYYELDALPNTHPGMCDFMLSFNGEFIMTQSMIMMRSPKALKLIDTQINLISSSDGVEHELEELESGRDYVATSEVAFGFYHASLVVLGKTQHEALKNGSDISGEFLARGTVLKRSNLKSLFTFLSVLPGSKQRIKPAPKTTTNLACTWSLHNYSIGKPTGNPVGDGTAILPLKTASNSLFYLNCHASELNKETTGEKYAGHTMILGASGTGKTTLEATLTGFFTRFNQQIFCIDYKRSTELFIRAFGGEYFDIKEGEDTGINLFQLQPTPQLISFLNRLVCRLAADEQGGVSIHDEDEIKQAIETVMAFDAPMRGLSMMLQSIQDYGLRQRLSRWCRSQDGKLAWCLDSPVNKFDPDTMDRVGFDSTLLLEKDAGGRIHEASEPILACLFFLKDLMQKEGKLLQTIVEEFWMPASFPLTQSIMQRTLKTGRLLNEFMVLSTQSPEDAIRCDIFPAIIQQTATKIYLPNPDATFESYRQCNLTPREFEKLQALDKQSRTMLIKQSNTSCFAKMDLSGFDDVLPVISGSTDDIRLCESVREDVGQNPDQWIPALLARRKQR from the coding sequence ATGTCAGTGAATGGATTAAAAACAATACCTCTGACCGGTAAGTTACCCGCTTACAATTATCCGGTGAACCGCACCATGATTTCACTGGGGGACGGCAAGTTGCTGTCTGTGGTGCAGTTGCATGGTATTCCCTTTGAATCTGAATCGGTGTCGTCGCTGAAAGCGGCTTTTTCATCGGTTTCCCTGCTGCTCAGAACGCTGGCGAAGCAGTATGGTTCCGGGCTTGGCGTCTGGACACATATCGTCAAAAAAAAGGATGAACTGGTCGCGGATAATTACCAGTTCGACAGTGCCTTTATGCAGGATTTTGCCAATCAGTACATCGACTCATTTCAGGGTGAAAACTTCTACAGTGTGAAGTATTACATCTCTTTCGTGCTGGAAGGCAGCGAAGATGAGATGAACGACCTGCTGAAGGTGGCTTTATCCGCATTCAAATCATTCGATTGCAAAGTGCTGGCGGTGCGTGATGATCTGCGCTGTGAGCATACCGAACTTCTCTCTTATCTGATCAATTACAACGATGAACCCAAGCCACTGACCGGCGATAAAGTGCAGCATGTGATTCAGCACAGCGACTGGCATTTTGGTTACGATGCCGGGGAAATCCGCAATTCCAATAACCAGCGAAAACAACATGCCGTCTATTATGAGCTGGATGCGTTACCCAACACACATCCGGGGATGTGTGATTTCATGTTGTCCTTCAACGGTGAATTCATCATGACGCAATCGATGATCATGATGCGTTCCCCGAAGGCATTAAAGCTGATCGATACCCAAATCAACCTGATTTCATCCAGTGATGGGGTTGAGCATGAGCTGGAAGAACTGGAGAGTGGCCGGGATTATGTGGCGACTTCTGAAGTTGCGTTCGGCTTTTATCATGCGTCTCTGGTTGTGCTGGGTAAAACTCAGCATGAAGCCCTGAAAAACGGCTCAGATATCAGTGGTGAATTTCTGGCGCGGGGCACAGTGCTCAAAAGGTCAAATCTGAAATCGCTCTTTACCTTTCTCAGCGTTTTGCCGGGATCAAAGCAGCGAATTAAACCGGCCCCGAAAACCACGACCAATCTGGCTTGTACCTGGTCGCTGCACAATTACTCGATCGGCAAGCCGACCGGTAATCCGGTAGGGGATGGCACGGCGATTTTGCCACTGAAGACCGCTTCTAATTCGCTGTTTTACCTGAACTGCCATGCTTCTGAATTAAATAAAGAAACTACCGGGGAAAAGTACGCCGGTCATACCATGATTCTGGGTGCTTCCGGTACCGGTAAAACTACGCTGGAAGCGACACTGACCGGCTTTTTTACCCGGTTTAACCAGCAAATTTTCTGTATTGATTACAAACGTTCAACTGAGCTGTTTATCCGTGCATTTGGCGGGGAATACTTTGATATTAAGGAAGGGGAAGATACGGGGATCAATCTGTTCCAGTTACAGCCAACCCCGCAGTTAATCAGTTTTCTTAACCGTCTGGTCTGCCGGCTGGCTGCTGACGAACAGGGCGGGGTGAGTATTCATGATGAGGATGAGATTAAGCAGGCAATCGAAACGGTGATGGCGTTTGACGCACCAATGCGGGGGCTGAGTATGATGCTGCAAAGTATTCAGGATTATGGCCTCCGGCAGCGCCTGAGCCGGTGGTGCCGGTCTCAGGACGGTAAACTGGCCTGGTGCCTCGACTCTCCCGTCAATAAGTTTGACCCGGACACGATGGATCGGGTTGGATTCGATTCAACCTTGCTGCTTGAGAAAGACGCCGGTGGCCGGATTCACGAAGCCAGTGAGCCGATTCTGGCCTGTCTGTTTTTCCTGAAAGACCTGATGCAGAAAGAAGGCAAGCTACTGCAAACCATTGTTGAAGAATTCTGGATGCCCGCCAGCTTCCCGCTGACGCAAAGCATTATGCAGCGCACGCTGAAGACCGGCCGCTTGCTGAACGAATTTATGGTGTTAAGTACCCAGTCGCCGGAAGATGCAATCCGGTGTGATATTTTCCCGGCGATTATTCAGCAGACAGCCACCAAGATTTATCTGCCAAACCCGGATGCGACCTTTGAGTCGTATCGCCAGTGTAATTTAACCCCGAGAGAGTTTGAAAAGTTACAGGCACTGGACAAACAGTCCCGGACCATGCTGATCAAGCAATCGAATACCAGTTGTTTTGCAAAAATGGATCTGTCCGGATTCGATGACGTCCTGCCGGTGATCTCCGGTTCAACCGATGATATCCGGCTGTGCGAAAGCGTGCGGGAAGATGTGGGGCAGAATCCGGACCAGTGGATACCAGCTTTGTTAGCTCGGAGGAAGCAGCGATGA
- a CDS encoding type IV secretion system protein, which produces MKRAACLSALIWLMCPVSANASGIPVVDVASIAQMVQQAAIRARQFLQTIETARNNLAAIKAQSDYYQSMVEGHPISYEAILYDPNLRKLADMSGWQALYESVQDVSDLRQSYGLLSDNQATQLKYDQALRDFKIQQQLYQTASQRNKNILKLLDEFGTATTPATKSDLANSINFQVAALQNEQKMMEAFSTISHRKAQLEIEGKNAETIDMIMNSGLTVNFD; this is translated from the coding sequence ATGAAAAGAGCGGCTTGTTTATCGGCGCTGATCTGGCTGATGTGCCCGGTCTCCGCCAATGCTTCGGGGATTCCTGTGGTGGATGTGGCTTCGATTGCGCAGATGGTTCAGCAGGCTGCGATTCGGGCCCGGCAATTTTTGCAGACCATCGAAACGGCCCGGAATAATCTGGCGGCGATCAAAGCGCAGTCGGATTACTATCAGTCGATGGTTGAAGGCCATCCGATCAGTTACGAGGCGATTCTTTATGACCCGAACCTGAGAAAACTGGCAGATATGAGTGGCTGGCAGGCTTTGTATGAATCGGTGCAGGATGTGTCTGATCTGCGGCAGTCGTATGGATTGCTCAGTGATAATCAGGCAACACAGCTAAAATATGATCAGGCGTTGCGTGATTTTAAAATTCAGCAGCAGCTGTATCAGACGGCTTCCCAACGGAATAAAAACATTCTGAAGTTATTGGATGAGTTTGGCACCGCAACCACACCGGCCACCAAGTCGGATCTGGCCAACAGCATCAATTTTCAGGTCGCAGCCCTGCAAAATGAACAGAAAATGATGGAAGCCTTCAGCACGATTTCACACCGTAAGGCACAGCTTGAGATTGAAGGCAAGAACGCAGAAACCATCGACATGATCATGAACAGCGGTCTGACCGTCAATTTTGATTAA
- a CDS encoding EexN family lipoprotein codes for MRLFLSAIVALPVCVMLSACDGEAVKTVDYYSDHMDEAIHVLKACQSDASTELKQNCRHAREARDAHNKQTAEMDTGARVDWE; via the coding sequence GTGAGATTATTTTTATCTGCAATCGTAGCGCTGCCTGTCTGTGTCATGCTGTCTGCATGTGACGGGGAAGCTGTCAAAACGGTTGATTACTATTCAGACCATATGGATGAAGCCATCCATGTGCTCAAGGCGTGTCAGTCTGATGCGTCCACCGAACTGAAACAAAACTGCCGTCACGCCAGAGAAGCGCGGGATGCACACAACAAGCAGACCGCTGAAATGGATACCGGTGCCCGCGTGGACTGGGAATAG